A stretch of DNA from Basfia succiniciproducens:
CCTGGGAATTTCGCACCAAGATAACGTTCCAAACCATCAGCTGCAGTTAATTCTGCTAATAAATTGATTTTTCATCTCGAGTGAAAAGAGGTTTATTCAACACACTTTCCATCTTCGCCTGTAGCCAGTTACGCTGTTCCATATCCTGAACATGCATAAACTCTAAGCCGATGGTGCCGAGATAGGTCTGTTTTAACGCTTCGGCTAATTCAGAGAATTTCATGGTATCTTTGCCGTAAACATATTTACCTACGGTGACGGTTTCATTCAGATCCGCTTCACTAAAGCCGTGATGTTTATAATCTAATTCTGGCACGACTGACGTTTTCCAACGGTAGTAATTGAGAGGGTCTAGATTTGCCTGTGTATAGCCACGGAAATGGTGGGCGTTAATCCAATTGAAGTAAACGGACTTGTCTCGCTGAGGTTTCAGGATCAACGACGGCAACAGCTTCAGGTACATTTTCACGGGCAAGTTTACGGAAATAATCACGTACTTGAGAATGAGGTTGCTCAACCATAGCTGAGCGAGGGAAGGAATCAAAAATTGCTTGCCAAGAAGCATCAACCGATTGCGGATTTTCAAGGTATTGGTCATAAATTTCTTCAACATAGGACTGATTCGAACCACCAAATGGACTGGAAGCCAGCCAATCGTCAAAATTATTGTATTGTTGCATAAAACACCAACCTGTTTGGGCCTAAAAACCGCGCGTATTATACCTGAAATTTTTTTCTAAAAATGTGATGTTTATCAGATTTTAAATTTTATTTATATTTCTATTTTTGCAAAATATTTTCCTAAAATCATATCTTGTTGCAAATTTATCTTCAGTTAAAATGCACACATCGAAAAGCAATCGGGCGTTAGAAAAATTAAATAGAAGGAAAACAAATTATGTTACAAGTAAGAAAAGCAAACGAACGCGGATATGCCAATCACGGCTGGTTAGAGAGTTATCACACATTCTCATTCGCAGATTACTACGATCGCAATCATATGCACTTCTCAGATTTACGCGTAATTAACGAAGATTTGGTTGCACCAACAATGGGTTTCGGCACACACCCACACAAAGATATGGAGATTCTATCTTATGTGTTAAAAGGCACCATTGCACACAAAGACAGTATGGGTAATGTTGAAACCTTTTCAGCTGGCGAATTTCAAATTATGTCAGCAGGTACGGGTGTGTATCACTCGGAATTTAACCCAAGCGAAACGGAAGATTTACACTTCTTGCAAATTTGGATTATGCCGAATGAGTTAGGCATTAAACCCCGCTACGATCAGAAAAAATTTGCCGATAAAGAAGGGGCAACCTTGATTTTATCACCCAACGCAAAAGACGAATCTTTTAAAGTTTACCAAGATATGAAACTCTGGCGTCATCAATACCAAGCGGATCAAGCGGTCGAAATTGAGCTAAATTCTGCAAGAAATTACTGGTTACAAGTGGTTAAAGGCGATTTAACTGTCAATGGTGTTGTACTTTCAACTTTTGATGCGGTGGGAATTCG
This window harbors:
- a CDS encoding pirin family protein codes for the protein MLQVRKANERGYANHGWLESYHTFSFADYYDRNHMHFSDLRVINEDLVAPTMGFGTHPHKDMEILSYVLKGTIAHKDSMGNVETFSAGEFQIMSAGTGVYHSEFNPSETEDLHFLQIWIMPNELGIKPRYDQKKFADKEGATLILSPNAKDESFKVYQDMKLWRHQYQADQAVEIELNSARNYWLQVVKGDLTVNGVVLSTFDAVGIRAEELAKIEISSDAEFLLFDLK